Proteins encoded within one genomic window of Lysinibacillus sphaericus:
- a CDS encoding NYN domain-containing protein translates to MKNILLVDGYNMIGAWKELRPLRDTNFEDARKRLIELMAEYKAAIGWRVIVVFDAHLVPGVEQSYIENGVEIIYTRKNETADERIEKMTQELKARHIQIHVATSDMAEQSVIFGNGALRKSARELEIDLSIIQHKISHDVKRKQDSKPPSRIELKPDVALAFEKWRRGLK, encoded by the coding sequence ATGAAGAACATTTTGCTTGTTGACGGCTATAATATGATCGGAGCTTGGAAAGAGCTACGTCCATTACGTGACACGAACTTTGAAGATGCACGTAAGCGTCTAATTGAGCTTATGGCAGAATATAAAGCGGCGATAGGGTGGCGCGTGATAGTTGTTTTTGACGCCCATCTTGTGCCGGGCGTGGAGCAATCTTATATAGAAAATGGCGTCGAGATTATTTATACAAGGAAAAATGAAACAGCAGATGAACGCATTGAAAAGATGACACAAGAACTAAAAGCAAGACATATTCAAATTCACGTGGCGACTTCCGATATGGCTGAACAAAGTGTTATTTTTGGCAATGGTGCACTACGCAAATCGGCAAGAGAGCTTGAAATTGATTTAAGCATTATTCAACATAAAATTTCTCATGATGTAAAACGTAAGCAGGATAGCAAGCCACCTTCACGTATAGAGCTAAAGCCAGATGTGGCACTTGCTTTTGAAAAATGGCGCCGTGGTTTGAAATGA
- the rpmG gene encoding 50S ribosomal protein L33, whose product MTKKVVLNCEKCGSRNYTFPAKGDSTVRLELKKFCSHCNEHTVHKQTL is encoded by the coding sequence ATGACAAAGAAAGTCGTGCTAAATTGTGAAAAATGCGGTTCGAGAAATTACACATTTCCTGCTAAGGGAGATTCTACTGTACGCCTCGAATTAAAGAAATTTTGCTCGCATTGCAATGAACATACAGTGCATAAACAAACGCTATAA
- the rplJ gene encoding 50S ribosomal protein L10 — translation MSKAIENKQSQVQEITEKFQSAASVVVVDYRGLNVAQVTELRKQLREAGVEFKVYKNTLTRRAAEAAGVEGINEVLTGPNAIAFSTEDVVAPAKIINEFAKKNEALEIKAGIIEGAISSVEDVKALAELPSREGLLSMLLSVLQAPVRNFALATKAVAEQKEEQGA, via the coding sequence ATGAGCAAAGCAATCGAAAACAAACAATCTCAAGTGCAAGAAATCACAGAAAAATTCCAAAGCGCTGCTTCTGTAGTGGTAGTGGATTACCGTGGTCTTAATGTTGCACAAGTGACTGAACTTCGTAAACAACTTCGTGAAGCTGGTGTTGAGTTTAAAGTTTACAAAAACACTTTAACTCGTCGTGCTGCTGAAGCTGCTGGTGTTGAAGGGATCAACGAAGTATTAACTGGTCCTAACGCAATCGCGTTCTCAACTGAAGATGTTGTAGCTCCTGCTAAAATCATCAACGAGTTCGCTAAGAAAAACGAAGCTTTAGAAATTAAAGCAGGTATTATTGAAGGTGCAATCTCTTCTGTTGAAGATGTTAAAGCACTTGCAGAACTTCCATCACGCGAAGGTCTTCTTTCAATGCTTTTATCTGTACTTCAAGCTCCAGTGCGCAACTTCGCACTTGCAACAAAAGCTGTTGCAGAACAAAAAGAAGAACAAGGCGCGTAA
- the secE gene encoding preprotein translocase subunit SecE: MGKIKSFFSDVMSEMRKTSWPKSKELTKYTVVVISTVVIMALFFVLVDLGISSLFRWYLDL; encoded by the coding sequence ATGGGTAAGATTAAAAGTTTTTTCAGCGACGTAATGTCGGAAATGCGAAAAACTAGCTGGCCAAAAAGTAAAGAACTGACGAAATATACAGTCGTTGTAATTTCAACTGTAGTAATTATGGCTTTATTTTTTGTGTTAGTAGACTTAGGTATTTCATCATTATTCCGCTGGTACTTAGATTTATAA
- the sigH gene encoding RNA polymerase sporulation sigma factor SigH — protein MFKNSIVQVTQDFERFNDEELIEMVHQGNTDALDFLITKYRLLVRAKARSYFLIGADKEDIVQEGMIGLYKAVRDFKGDKLASFRAFAELCITRQIITAIKTATRQKHIPLNSYVSLDKPIFDEESDRTLMDVLTGAIMDDPEELMIHREEFGYLEEKMSEILSELELQVLALYLDGQSYHEISAKLNRHVKSIDNALQRVKRKLERHLVLEEMS, from the coding sequence ATGTTTAAAAATAGTATTGTACAAGTGACACAAGATTTTGAACGATTCAATGATGAAGAGCTTATTGAAATGGTGCATCAAGGTAATACAGATGCGTTGGATTTTTTAATTACAAAATACCGTTTGCTAGTAAGAGCAAAGGCGAGATCCTATTTTTTAATTGGTGCTGATAAAGAAGACATAGTACAAGAAGGAATGATTGGCTTGTATAAAGCTGTCCGTGATTTTAAAGGGGACAAGCTAGCTTCTTTTCGAGCTTTTGCGGAGTTATGTATTACAAGACAAATTATTACTGCAATTAAAACAGCAACAAGGCAAAAACACATTCCACTGAATTCCTATGTTTCGTTAGACAAGCCTATTTTTGATGAGGAATCTGATCGTACATTAATGGATGTATTAACAGGGGCGATTATGGATGATCCAGAAGAGTTAATGATTCATAGAGAAGAGTTTGGTTATTTAGAAGAAAAAATGAGTGAGATTTTAAGTGAATTAGAGCTACAAGTGCTAGCTCTCTATCTAGATGGGCAATCCTATCATGAAATTTCTGCAAAACTGAATCGCCATGTGAAGTCAATTGACAATGCTTTGCAACGAGTAAAGCGGAAATTAGAGCGACATTTAGTGCTCGAGGAAATGTCGTAG
- the rplK gene encoding 50S ribosomal protein L11, with product MAKKVIKVVKLQIPAGKANPAPPVGPALGQAGVNIMGFCKEFNARTADQAGLIIPVEISVFEDRSFTFITKTPPAAVLLKVAAGIQSGSGEPNRKKVATVKRDKVREIAETKMPDLNAASVEAAMLMVEGTARSMGIVIED from the coding sequence GTGGCTAAAAAAGTTATTAAAGTTGTTAAACTTCAAATCCCTGCTGGTAAAGCAAACCCAGCTCCACCGGTTGGTCCTGCATTAGGTCAAGCAGGTGTGAACATCATGGGATTCTGTAAAGAGTTCAATGCGCGTACTGCTGATCAAGCTGGTCTTATTATTCCGGTTGAAATTTCAGTATTCGAGGACCGTTCTTTCACTTTCATTACGAAAACTCCACCTGCAGCAGTTTTACTTAAAGTAGCAGCTGGTATCCAATCTGGATCTGGTGAACCAAACCGTAAAAAAGTTGCAACGGTTAAACGTGATAAAGTTCGCGAAATCGCTGAAACTAAAATGCCAGACCTTAACGCTGCTTCAGTTGAAGCTGCTATGTTAATGGTTGAAGGTACTGCACGAAGCATGGGTATTGTTATCGAAGACTAA
- the rplA gene encoding 50S ribosomal protein L1, with translation MAKKGKKLQDAAKLIDRNNVYGAQEAIELAQKTSTVNFDATVEVAFRLGIDTRKNDQQIRGAVVLPNGTGKTQRVLVFAKGEKLKEAEAAGADYVGDAEYIQKIQQGWFDFDVIVATPDMMGEVGKLGRVLGPKGLMPNPKTGTVTFDVTKAIEEIKAGKVEYRADKAGIIHAPIGKVSFATEKLVENFLTVFDVVQKAKPAAAKGTYMKSVNVTTTMGPAVKIDAANVVVK, from the coding sequence ATGGCTAAAAAAGGTAAAAAACTGCAAGATGCAGCGAAATTAATCGACCGTAACAACGTATACGGCGCACAAGAAGCAATCGAACTTGCTCAAAAAACTAGCACAGTAAACTTCGACGCTACTGTAGAAGTTGCTTTCCGTTTAGGAATCGATACTCGTAAAAACGACCAACAAATCCGTGGTGCAGTAGTGCTACCAAACGGTACTGGTAAAACTCAACGCGTATTAGTATTCGCTAAAGGTGAAAAACTTAAAGAAGCAGAAGCTGCTGGCGCTGACTATGTAGGCGATGCAGAGTACATCCAAAAAATCCAACAAGGTTGGTTTGACTTCGATGTAATCGTAGCAACTCCTGACATGATGGGTGAAGTTGGTAAACTTGGTCGCGTATTAGGACCTAAAGGCTTAATGCCAAACCCTAAAACTGGTACAGTTACATTTGACGTAACAAAAGCAATCGAAGAAATCAAAGCTGGTAAAGTAGAATACCGCGCTGACAAAGCTGGTATTATCCACGCTCCTATCGGTAAAGTTTCTTTCGCAACAGAAAAACTTGTAGAAAACTTCTTAACTGTATTTGACGTTGTTCAAAAAGCAAAACCTGCTGCAGCTAAAGGTACTTACATGAAATCTGTAAATGTTACAACTACAATGGGCCCAGCTGTTAAAATTGACGCTGCTAACGTAGTAGTAAAATAA
- the nusG gene encoding transcription termination/antitermination protein NusG has translation MEKNWYVVHTYSGYENRVKANLEKRVETMGMQDKIFRVIVPEHEETEMKDGKKRTMMRKVFPGYVLVELIMTDDSWYVVRNTPGVTGFIGSSGGGAKPTPLLPEEADRLLQQMGMTDKVVEIDITVGEAVEVLEGPFAHFQGRVEEIDAEKGKLKVSVDMFGRETIMELDFEQIQKL, from the coding sequence ATGGAGAAAAATTGGTATGTTGTTCATACGTATTCAGGGTATGAGAACCGTGTAAAAGCAAACCTAGAAAAACGTGTTGAAACAATGGGGATGCAAGATAAAATCTTCCGTGTTATCGTGCCTGAGCATGAGGAAACAGAAATGAAAGACGGCAAAAAGCGCACAATGATGCGTAAAGTTTTCCCTGGTTATGTCCTAGTAGAACTCATTATGACAGATGATTCTTGGTATGTTGTACGTAATACACCAGGAGTAACTGGCTTTATCGGTTCATCAGGTGGTGGAGCAAAACCAACACCGCTATTACCAGAGGAAGCGGATCGTCTATTACAACAAATGGGCATGACAGATAAAGTTGTTGAAATCGATATCACAGTTGGTGAAGCGGTTGAAGTATTAGAAGGACCGTTTGCGCACTTCCAAGGGCGTGTTGAAGAAATTGACGCTGAAAAAGGAAAACTGAAAGTATCTGTAGATATGTTTGGTCGCGAAACGATTATGGAACTGGATTTTGAGCAAATTCAAAAATTATAA
- a CDS encoding class I SAM-dependent methyltransferase, producing the protein MSDHYYTSKPQTESKPRHWTFKLLGHTFSFETDAGVFSKSEVDFGSRVLIDAFQMPDVDGAIFDVGCGYGPIGLSIAKANPERTVFMMDINERAVALSQKNAQVNGVQNVRIFVSDGLSNVDDEAKAAAILTNPPIRAGKETVFRFYDGAYDKLVTSGELWVVIQKKQGAPSTVSYLEEKFSVVDIVEKKKGYWIVRAKK; encoded by the coding sequence ATGTCAGATCACTATTATACAAGTAAGCCTCAAACTGAAAGTAAACCTCGTCACTGGACGTTCAAGTTACTTGGGCATACGTTTTCCTTTGAAACGGATGCAGGTGTATTTAGTAAAAGCGAAGTAGATTTTGGATCCCGTGTATTAATAGATGCGTTTCAAATGCCGGATGTGGATGGTGCTATTTTCGATGTAGGTTGTGGGTATGGACCGATTGGGTTGTCTATTGCCAAAGCAAATCCTGAGCGAACAGTATTCATGATGGATATTAATGAGCGGGCAGTTGCGCTTTCACAAAAAAATGCGCAAGTAAACGGTGTTCAAAATGTACGTATATTTGTAAGTGACGGACTATCGAATGTTGATGATGAGGCGAAAGCTGCAGCTATTTTAACCAATCCTCCAATTCGCGCAGGAAAGGAAACGGTTTTCCGCTTTTACGACGGTGCTTATGATAAGTTAGTGACTTCTGGAGAGCTTTGGGTAGTAATTCAGAAGAAGCAAGGTGCACCATCAACGGTTAGCTATTTAGAGGAAAAATTTTCTGTAGTGGATATTGTGGAAAAGAAAAAAGGCTACTGGATAGTGCGTGCAAAAAAATAA
- the rlmB gene encoding 23S rRNA (guanosine(2251)-2'-O)-methyltransferase RlmB — protein sequence MAEQNGEIIAGKNPVLEALRSGRDMNKVWIAEGVKKSGVNELLDLARERGIIVQFVPKKKVDQLSDANHQGIVASVAAYSYAELDDLFAAAQNKQEDPFFLILDELEDPHNLGSIMRTADAIGVHGIIIPKRRSVSLTAVVAKASTGAIEHVPVVRVNNLAQTVDELKERGVWIAGTDAKGSADYRKMDATLPLAIIIGSEGKGMGRLLKEKCDFLYHLPMVGHVTSLNASVAAALLMYEVYRKRQEAND from the coding sequence ATGGCAGAACAAAATGGTGAAATTATTGCCGGTAAAAACCCAGTGTTAGAAGCACTTCGTTCAGGCCGCGATATGAATAAAGTATGGATTGCAGAAGGTGTAAAAAAATCAGGGGTCAATGAACTGCTTGATTTAGCGCGCGAACGAGGCATCATTGTACAGTTTGTACCGAAAAAAAAGGTCGATCAATTATCAGATGCTAACCATCAAGGAATTGTGGCATCTGTAGCAGCATATAGCTATGCAGAACTAGACGATTTATTTGCAGCGGCACAAAACAAACAAGAAGATCCATTTTTCTTAATTTTAGATGAGTTAGAAGACCCGCATAATTTAGGCTCTATTATGCGAACTGCAGATGCAATTGGCGTACATGGTATTATTATTCCAAAGCGTCGCTCAGTGAGCTTAACAGCAGTTGTGGCGAAAGCGTCAACAGGCGCCATCGAGCATGTACCTGTCGTGCGTGTTAATAACCTAGCCCAAACAGTCGATGAGTTAAAAGAACGGGGCGTATGGATTGCTGGTACGGATGCAAAAGGCTCTGCGGATTATCGCAAAATGGATGCAACTCTACCGCTTGCTATTATTATTGGTAGTGAGGGTAAAGGGATGGGGCGCCTACTAAAAGAGAAATGTGACTTTTTATATCATCTGCCTATGGTTGGGCATGTCACATCATTAAATGCTTCTGTAGCTGCGGCGCTTTTAATGTATGAAGTGTATCGTAAACGTCAAGAAGCGAATGACTAA
- the rplL gene encoding 50S ribosomal protein L7/L12 — MNKEQILEAIKAMTVLELNDLVKAIEEEFGVTAAAPVAVVAGGAAAAEEKTEFDVVLASAGAEKIKVIKVVREITGLGLKEAKEVVDNAPKALKEGVSKDEAEQIKAKLEEVGASVEVK; from the coding sequence ATGAACAAAGAGCAAATCTTAGAAGCTATCAAAGCTATGACAGTTCTTGAATTAAACGATTTAGTAAAAGCTATCGAAGAAGAATTCGGTGTAACAGCTGCTGCTCCAGTAGCAGTAGTTGCTGGCGGTGCTGCTGCAGCTGAAGAAAAAACAGAATTCGACGTAGTATTAGCATCTGCTGGTGCTGAAAAAATTAAAGTAATCAAAGTGGTTCGCGAAATCACTGGTTTAGGTCTTAAAGAAGCTAAAGAAGTTGTAGATAACGCTCCTAAAGCTCTTAAAGAAGGCGTTTCTAAAGATGAAGCTGAACAAATCAAAGCTAAACTTGAAGAAGTTGGCGCATCTGTAGAAGTTAAGTAA
- the epsC gene encoding serine O-acetyltransferase EpsC, with product MFKRMKEDVDTIFENDPAARSVLEVVLTYSGLHATWAHRIAHWFFKRRFYFIARVISQISRFFTGIEIHPGAKIGRRFFIDHGMGVVIGETCEIGDNVTLYQGVTLGGTGKEKGKRHPTLEDNVLVATGAKVLGSITIGENSKIGAGSVVLKEVPPNATVVGIPGKVVMKDGVRLEKKLDHQNIPDPVEERCQGFEKQIAALQEEIGRLQKEREKQ from the coding sequence ATGTTTAAAAGAATGAAGGAAGATGTAGATACTATTTTTGAGAATGACCCAGCGGCGCGCAGTGTACTGGAAGTCGTGTTAACATATTCAGGCTTGCATGCTACATGGGCGCATCGTATTGCACACTGGTTTTTTAAAAGACGTTTTTATTTTATCGCACGTGTAATTTCACAAATTAGTCGTTTCTTTACAGGAATTGAAATACATCCTGGTGCTAAAATTGGTCGACGCTTCTTTATCGACCATGGGATGGGAGTAGTTATAGGGGAAACGTGTGAAATAGGCGATAATGTTACCCTTTATCAAGGTGTTACACTAGGTGGTACAGGGAAAGAAAAAGGAAAGCGCCATCCGACATTAGAAGATAATGTGTTAGTTGCCACTGGTGCAAAAGTATTGGGTTCTATTACAATTGGTGAGAATAGTAAAATTGGTGCAGGTTCAGTCGTTTTAAAAGAAGTGCCACCGAACGCTACGGTAGTAGGGATTCCTGGTAAAGTTGTGATGAAAGATGGCGTTCGTTTAGAGAAAAAACTAGACCATCAAAATATTCCTGACCCTGTAGAGGAACGTTGCCAAGGTTTCGAGAAGCAAATCGCAGCATTGCAAGAAGAAATCGGGCGCTTACAAAAGGAGAGAGAAAAACAATGA
- the cysS gene encoding cysteine--tRNA ligase — protein MSIQIFNSLTRQKETFVPLEEGKVKMYVCGPTVYNYIHIGNSRPVIVYDTVRRYFQYKGYDVKFVSNFTDVDDKIIKAANELGEEVHELTDRFIAAYFEDVTALGCKKADVHPRVTDHMDDIIDFIKVLIDKDYAYESAGDVYYRTRKFNGYGKLSHQSVDDLKIGARIEAGEKKDDALDFALWKAAKPGEIYWESPWGNGRPGWHIECSVMAREHLGDTIDIHAGGQDLTFPHHENEIAQSEAHNDTTFARYWMHNGYINIDNEKMSKSLGNFVLVNDIRKQIDPQILRFFMLSVHYRHPINFAKDLVDAAATGLERIRTAYNNVKYRLSATASLGDCSEEWLRQIAQQKAQFEEAMDDDFNTANAISVLFELARIANIYLNETNTDEKVLLTFIETFEVLGDVLGIEFAKEAELLDEEIEALLQERVEARKNRDFARSDEIRDHLQAQGIILEDTRQGTRWKRG, from the coding sequence ATGAGTATTCAAATTTTTAACTCATTAACAAGACAAAAAGAAACGTTCGTACCGCTAGAAGAAGGAAAAGTTAAAATGTATGTTTGCGGTCCGACGGTTTATAACTATATTCATATTGGGAATTCACGTCCTGTCATTGTTTATGATACGGTTCGACGCTATTTCCAATATAAAGGTTACGATGTGAAATTCGTCTCTAATTTCACGGATGTCGACGATAAGATTATTAAAGCAGCTAATGAGCTCGGTGAAGAAGTTCATGAACTTACAGATCGTTTCATTGCCGCATATTTTGAAGATGTGACTGCATTAGGTTGCAAAAAGGCAGATGTCCATCCTCGTGTAACGGATCACATGGATGATATTATTGACTTTATTAAAGTGTTAATCGACAAAGATTATGCATATGAGTCAGCGGGCGATGTCTATTACCGAACTCGAAAATTCAATGGTTACGGTAAATTATCACATCAATCGGTAGATGATTTGAAAATTGGTGCACGTATCGAAGCGGGCGAGAAAAAGGATGATGCATTAGATTTTGCATTATGGAAAGCAGCAAAGCCTGGCGAAATCTATTGGGAAAGTCCTTGGGGCAACGGCCGTCCTGGATGGCATATTGAATGCTCTGTGATGGCGCGTGAGCATTTAGGTGATACAATTGATATACATGCAGGTGGTCAAGATTTAACATTCCCGCATCATGAAAATGAAATAGCGCAATCCGAAGCGCATAATGATACAACATTTGCGCGTTACTGGATGCATAATGGATATATTAATATCGATAATGAAAAAATGTCAAAATCCCTTGGTAATTTTGTGCTCGTGAACGATATCCGTAAACAAATCGACCCGCAAATTTTACGATTCTTTATGTTATCTGTTCACTATCGCCACCCAATTAACTTTGCAAAGGATTTAGTAGATGCTGCAGCAACAGGTTTAGAGCGTATTCGTACTGCATACAACAATGTTAAGTACCGCCTATCTGCAACTGCAAGTCTCGGCGATTGCTCAGAGGAATGGCTCCGTCAAATTGCTCAACAAAAGGCGCAGTTTGAGGAAGCGATGGATGATGATTTCAATACGGCGAATGCTATTTCAGTATTATTTGAATTAGCGCGTATTGCAAATATTTACTTGAATGAAACAAATACGGATGAGAAAGTGTTATTAACTTTTATTGAAACTTTTGAGGTATTAGGTGACGTCTTAGGTATTGAATTTGCTAAAGAAGCTGAACTACTGGACGAAGAAATTGAAGCATTGTTGCAAGAGCGCGTAGAAGCGCGCAAAAACCGTGACTTTGCCCGTTCAGATGAAATTCGTGACCATTTACAAGCGCAAGGTATCATTTTAGAAGATACACGCCAAGGGACAAGATGGAAACGAGGGTAA
- a CDS encoding Mini-ribonuclease 3, whose protein sequence is MDKLRNEDVKQLNALALAYMGDAVLEQKVREYLLRSGRVKPNTLHREATHYVSAKAQSTIVHRMMDENFLTEQELAVFRRGRNAKSGSVPKNTDVQTYRNSSGFEAVLGSLYLLGELERVYAIIAYAIQIIEELKGVSK, encoded by the coding sequence TTGGATAAACTCCGAAATGAAGATGTGAAGCAATTAAATGCATTAGCGCTTGCATATATGGGAGATGCGGTTTTAGAACAGAAGGTACGGGAGTATTTACTGCGTAGCGGACGCGTAAAACCGAACACACTCCATAGAGAAGCAACGCATTATGTATCAGCAAAGGCACAGTCAACAATTGTACATCGCATGATGGATGAAAACTTTTTAACAGAGCAGGAATTGGCAGTGTTCCGACGTGGACGCAATGCCAAATCCGGTTCTGTTCCCAAAAATACAGATGTACAAACTTATCGCAATAGTTCAGGCTTTGAAGCGGTACTTGGAAGCTTGTACTTACTAGGTGAATTAGAACGCGTTTATGCCATCATTGCATACGCTATTCAAATAATCGAGGAATTAAAAGGAGTGTCAAAATAA